CTTTCTTTAGCTGTGTTTCGTAGTAATCATTAATGTTATCAACACCGATGACTTGTTGCCCTTCGTCCATTAAACGTTTTGATAGGTACATGCCGATGAAGCCGGCTGCACCAGTGACTAGTATATTCATTATGTAATTCCCCCAACTAGTACTTTATATGACTCGTTTTAGCACATTAACGTGCCGGGGGTCAGGCCCCCTTTTTCAAGGTTCACGTCATAGTAATCATTAACATTATCAATACCTACTAATTGGCAGTCACTTTCTAATAGCTTCTTAGATAAATAATATCCAATGAAACCTGCAACTCCAGTAATAAGATAAACTTTACTAGGATCTAACGGTTTGTAGCTCAAGATCTCTCGACTCCTTTACAACTGCTTTTCTTCCAATAGAGTGATACTCCACGCCTGCTTCTAGCATTTCATCAATACTATAAATATTTCTTCCGTCATATACTAGTGGAGTTCTCATTAATTCCTTATACTTTTTAGGAGTAACTGTTTTTACTTCGCCCCACTCCGTAAAGATAAAGCAAACATTCGCCCCATTTAATGCATCTTCTATATTCGAGACATACGTAATACTGCCTTTGCCATTCTT
This genomic window from [Bacillus] selenitireducens MLS10 contains:
- a CDS encoding GDP-mannose 4,6-dehydratase: MSYKPLDPSKVYLITGVAGFIGYYLSKKLLESDCQLVGIDNVNDYYDVNLEKGGLTPGTLMC